The Pochonia chlamydosporia 170 chromosome 1, whole genome shotgun sequence genome window below encodes:
- a CDS encoding WD repeat protein (similar to Cordyceps militaris CM01 XP_006674065.1), whose translation MVVKEFLDSDRVNFLIWRYLLEGNYRETAAKFQKEWHVKEPHRDFPFAPHVKGHALVSVVNRGLLYYALEREYAINQLPQTTASAEAQSLQVGVFGPLNSQQPAKVEEGEGAAVGGDLESSRKRIQHQLPNGSPAKKPRLSNGYTDASASAPVATAATTTSTTTNTTTTSATTPMDVDPSHQHHAHNPHSHAHSHDNQHDTSNNHAYPSPLEGEQLPPPITRTDGPEQGTQVDKVEELSPDTTFIRLMDDERSSRKASEATATPSPSPVGAENAPVLLQCEWNPRDPSMLAAAGTDALARVWTISRSPAAEPPGKDGRDHVAPLANTLIDPDTPRTTTVTALSWTSDGTAIAVATDSGSSAAVSVWSADGVHMQTMEVSEPPVIKLSWNPSNTALLAISPEKGGALITVYSSATGNAFTYLLPGHDIGATPLDAAWTNDAEFLLSGGELLLCLHCTESSIVQVRKFETKGDDSFTQVLFDWRSKLAATSSDKGTLDLWDESGQRRSISAHQGAITTMAWQPLPPNQAAPDDERLIATGGDDCAILIWNARKPESKAKCFLTMDSPIVRLAFTPDGAFIAGATSRQVLIWKVDNHTMPRASWNRPPHPGWLSPKGGSESDEEDEHCLCWDVSGQKLAYGSNSRIAHAQPSNQD comes from the exons GTATCTGTTAGAAGGAA ATTATCGCGAAACTGCCGCCAAGTTCCAAAAGGAGTGGCACGTAAAGGAGCCACACCGAGATTTCCCCTTCGCGCCTCATGTCAAGGGCCATGCACTTGTTTCTGTCGTCAACAGAGGATTGCTGTACTATGCACTTGAACGTGAATATGCAATCAATCAG CTTCCTCAAACCACGGCCAGCGCAGAGGCACAGTCGCTGCAGGTCGGTGTCTTTGGACCACTGAACTCGCAGCAACCGGCCAAAgtggaagaaggggaaggcGCTGCAGTCGGCGGCGACCTGGAATCATCACGGAAGCGCATCCAACATCAGCTACCGAATGGCTCGCCGGCAAAGAAACCGCGCCTCAGCAATGGCTATACTGatgcatccgcatccgcaCCCGTGGCCACGGCGGCCACCACCACGTCCACAActaccaacaccaccacaacctcCGCCACCACACCCATGGACGTCGATCccagccatcaacaccacgccCACAACCCTCACTCTCACGCACATTCTCACGACAACCAGCACGACACCAGCAACAATCACGCCTATCCGTCACCGCTGGAAGGCGAACAATTACCACCGCCCATCACACGCACCGATGGCCCCGAGCAAGGTACGCAGGTCGACAAGGTGGAGGAGTTATCGCCAGACACAACCTTCATCCGACTCATGGACGACGAACGCTCGTCGCGCAAGGCGTCGGAAGCCACAGCTACGCCATCTCCCTCCCCAGTAGGCGCTGAGAATGCGCCTGTGTTGCTGCAGTGCGAGTGGAACCCCCGCGACCCATCAATGTTGGCGGCTGCTGGAACCGATGCACTAGCCCGCGTTTGGACCATTTCTCGTTCCCCGGCTGCTGAGCCACCAGGCAAAGATGGACGAGATCACGTGGCTCCCCTCGCCAACACTTTGATCGACCCTGATACACCGCGAACAACCACAGTCACGGCCTTATCGTGGACGTCGGATGGCACGGCCATTGCCGTTGCCACTGATTCAGGGTCGTCGGCCGCGGTGAGTGTGTGGTCGGCCGACGGTGTCCACATGCAGACGATGGAAGTATCAGAACCGCCTGTCATCAAACTCAGCTGGAACCCCAGCAACACTGCTCTCCTTGCCATTTCACCGGAAAAGGGCGGCGCGCTCATCACGGTTTATTCCTCTGCCACCGGAAATGCCTTTACATATCTTTTACCTGGGCATGACATAGGAGCTACGCCGCTTGATGCCGCCTGGACCAATGACGCCGAGTTTTTATTAAGCGGCGGCGAACTACTATTATGTCTTCATTGCACAGAGTCTTCCATTGTACAAGTACGGAAATTTGAAACCAAAGGGGATGATAGTTTTACACAAGTTCTCTTCGATTGGCGGTCAAAACTCGCTGCTACATCAAGCGACAAAGGCACTCTGGAT CTCTGGGACGAGTCGGGACAAAGACGATCTATTTCGGCCCACCAAGGAGCCATCACTACCATGGCTTGGCAACCGCTACCACCAAACCAAGCCGCTCCCGACGACGAGCGACTGATTGCTACTGGCGGCGACGACTGCGCCATATTAATATGGAACGCCAGAAAACCcgaaagcaaagcaaagtgTTTTCTGACCATGGACTCACCGATTGTACGACTTGCCTTCACACCGGACGGAGCCTTTATTGCTGGTGCCACCTCACGGCAAGTGTTAATATGGAAGGTGGATAACCACACGATGCCCAGAGCAAGCTGGAACAGACCGCCACACCCAGGCTGGCTCAGCCCAAAGGGAGGCTCGGAGTctgacgaagaggacgaaCACTGCCTATGCTGGGATGTTAGTGGACAAAAGCTGGCATATGGTTCAAATAGTAGA ATAGCCCACGCTCAACCATCAAATCAGGACTAG
- a CDS encoding disintegrin-like metalloprotease (similar to Neosartorya fischeri NRRL 181 XP_001266916.1), whose protein sequence is MVSLRSLAAAVAGVALLAHSSLAHSVKRNPVSYISLVEEPVIKTPSHRVHAFSKFDLIFSLHNGRQKVRLALEPNHDVLHEDFSITHLNEDGSVREVKKIPRSEDKVYRGTAFIERKGIEGWSQTGWARVSIHQDGEKPIFDGAFRIDGDNHHILPRSEYQSMRDAKDPVVDSTTGNDVMVVWRDSDVMNDDGEHSELKRDVADSSRCNADTLEFNSKFRPQVDQESLSFRSMNFGSLFGRQIDDGGSGGTGLNLLNSIGSTAGCPTTKKVALVGIVTDCNYFSAFNSTSAVKKQIISNVNKASEVYESTFKISLAIKNLTVIDRGCTGSTPANTPWNVKCSDDVTINDRLNTFSKWRGESKDENAYWTLFTTCATQTAVGLAWRGMLCRTGGTNQDGSGRNETVAATNVVVKADTEWQIFAHETGHTFGAVHDCVQQTCPASSSSQACCPLSRSQCDAGGKYIMNPSTGSGITGFSPCSIGNICSGLKSNQVKGNCLTDNKNVQTDVDIGSQCGNGIVESGEDCDCGGEAGCKGNKCCDPKTCKFTSGSVCDSANEDCCTDQCKFAASGTVCRPSTGECDVQETCPGNKAACPDDKHKNDGDSCGNGLQCASGQCTSRDLQCQHMANSLTGRNNTKACPDTECTLACTSPDLPSNQCVTYNQYFVDGTSCGAGGHCSSGSCQGSSTLKEIGQWIDNHKAIFIPIVSVVGLLVVIAIISCISSSIRRRMFRRRAKKQARPEMNNWPATSQAQQQWRGGSNNNQPRPWNQQQPTESSGALFPDPNNHPPQQSGFYDPPPYPPPPANWGNQGRTMRYM, encoded by the exons ATGGTTTCGCTACGGTCTCTTGCGGCGGCTGTTGCAGGCGTTGCCTTGCTTGCTCATTCATCGTTGG CACACTCCGTTAAGCGAAATCCTGTCAGCTACATTTCATTAGTTGAAGAACCTGTCATCAAGACACCATCACACCGCGTTCACGCATTTTCAAAATTCGATCTCATTTTCTCCTTGCATAATGGCCGACAAAAGGTTCGACTGGCTCTCGAACCAAACCACGACGTCCTCCACGAGGACTTTTCCATTACACACTTAAACGAGGACGGCTCAGTACGAGAAGTCAAGAAGATACCCCGTTCAGAAGACAAAGTGTACCGCGGAACCGCGTTTATCGAGCGCAAGGGTATTGAAGGATGGTCTCAAACGGGTTGGGCGCGGGTCTCAATTCACCAGGATGGTGAGAAGCCCATTTTCGATGGCGCATTTCGCATTGACGGagacaaccaccacatcctcccACGATCCGAGTACCAATCCATGAGGGACGCAAAGGACCCGGTTGTTGATTCCACCACCGGAAACGATGTAATGGTTGTGTGGCGCGATTCCGATGTCATGAATGACGACGGCGAGCATTCCGAACTGAAGCGTGATGTCGCCGATTCGTCCAGATGCAATGCCGACACATTGGAGTTTAACAGCAAGTTCCGGCCGCAAGTAGATCAAGAAAGCCTCTCGTTTAGGTCCATGAACTTTGGATCTCTCTTTGGCCGTCAGATTGACGACGGCGGGAGCGGCGGTACGGGCCTCAATCTGCTCAACTCGATTGGGTCGACAGCCGGCTGTCCGACCACGAAAAAGGTTGctcttgttggcattgtgacCGACTGCAACTACTTTTCGGCattcaacagcaccagcGCGGTCAAGAAGCAAATCATTAGCAACGTAAACAAGGCGTCCGAAGTTTACGAAAGCACCTTCAAGATCTCACTGGCTATCAAGAACCTAACCGTCATTGACCGCGGATGTACGGGCTCTACGCCTGCCAATACGCCGTGGAACGTTAAATGCAGTGATGACGTTACCATCAACGATCGCCTAAACACATTTTCCAAGTGGCGAGGCGAGTCCAAGGACGAAAACGCATACTGGACGCTGTTCACAACCTGTGCCACGCAGACAGCCGTGGGACTGGCCTGGCGAGGCATGCTGTGCAGAACTGGCGGTACCAACCAGGACGGCAGCGGTCGTAACGAGACAGTGGCCGCCACAAACGTTGTCGTCAAGGCCGATACCGAGTGGCAGATATTTGCCCACGAAACAGGACACACGTTTGGAGCCGTTCATGACTGCGTGCAGCAGACGTGCCCAGccagctcaagctctcaGGCTTGCTGCCCGCTCAGCAGAAGCCAGTGCGATGCCGGCGGCAAATACATCATGAACCCTTCGACAGGCAGCGGCATCACGGGGTTTTCACCCTGCAGCATTGGCAACATCTGCTCCGGCCTCAAGTCCAACCAGGTCAAGGGCAACTGCCTGACGGACAACAAAAACGTGCAAACAGACGTGGACATTGGCAGCCAGTGCGGCAACGGCATCGTGGAGTCGGGCGAAGACTGCGACTGCGGCGGTGAGGCAGGCTGCAAGGGGAACAAGTGCTGCGACCCCAAAACATGCAAGTTCACCAGCGGCTCCGTGTGTGATTCGGCAAACGAGGACTGTTGCACAGATCAATGCAAGTTTGCAGCGAGCGGCACCGTCTGCCGGCCCAGCACCGGCGAATGTGACGTTCAAGAAACGTGCCCTGGCAACAAGGCAGCATGTCCGGATGACAAGCACAAGAACGACGGCGACTCGTGCGGCAACGGCCTGCAATGCGCCTCTGGCCAATGTACATCGCGAGACCTGCAGTGCCAGCACATGGCCAACAGCCTGACGGGTcgcaacaacaccaaggcCTGCCCCGACACGGAATGCACCCTGGCCTGCACATCGCCAGATCTCCCGTCCAACCAGTGCGTCACATACAACCAGTACTTTGTAGACGGGACAAGCTGCGGCGCCGGCGGACACTGCTCCAGCGGCAGCTGCCAGGGCAGTTCGACCCTCAAGGAGATTGGGCAGTGGATCGACAACCACaaggccatcttcatccccatCGTCTCCGTGGTAGGactcctcgtcgtcatcgccatcataAGCTGTATATCCAGCAGCATCCGTCGCCGCATGTTCAGACGGCGCGCGAAGAAACAAGCCCGTCCAGAAATGAACAACTGGCCTGCCACATCACAggcgcagcagcaatggcgcggcggcagcaacaacaaccagccaAGACCATGGAATCAACAACAGCCTACAGAGTCATCGGGTGCTCTGTTCCCCGATCCTAACAACCATCCGCCTCAACAAAGCGGCTTCTATGACCCGCCGCCGTATCCTCCCCCGCCCGCAAACTGGGGAAACCAAGGCAGAACAATGCGCTACATGTAG
- a CDS encoding acetate--CoA ligase (similar to Aspergillus terreus NIH2624 XP_001213148.1) has translation MAEEQKIPKVAEAHQVDTFHPPEKMLASLEEYQTLYKESITNPDKFWGERARELLSWYRDFETVSSGTLTDGDVKWFPEGQLNASYNLIDRHAFKDPDRVAIIYEADEPQDGRNVTYSELLRQVSKCAWSLKQMGIRKGDTVAIYLPMIPEAIVAILACVRIGAVHSVVFAGFSADSLRDRVIDARSRVVITTDEGKRGGKLIGTKKIVDDALKQCPDVTNVLVFKRTGADVPMQAGRDVWWHEELEKWPSYIAPEVMNSEDPLFLLYTSGSTGKPKGVLHTTAGYLLGAALTGKYVFDIHDGDRYFCGGDVGWITGHTYVVYAPLLLGVSTVVFEGTPAYPNFSRYWDIIEKHKVTQFYVAPTALRLLKRAGDEHVKGDMKHLRVLGSVGEPIAAEVWKWYFEVVGKEEAHVVDTYWQTETGSNVITPLAGISPTKPGSASFPFFGIEPVIIDPVSGEEIHGNDVEGVLAFKQPWPSMTRTVYGAHKRYMDTYLNVYKGYYFTGDGAGRDHEGFYWIRGRVDDVVNVSGHRLSTAEIEAALIEHHAVAEAAVVGVADELTGQAVNAFVAVKDGNEINDALRKEFVMQVRKSIGPFAAPKAIYVVPDLPKTRSGKIMRRILRKILAGEEDQLGDITTLSDPSIVDRIIQTVHEAKGK, from the exons ATGGCTGAGGAGCAAAAAATCCCAAAGGTCGCCGAGGCGCACCAAGTCGACACATTCC ACCCGCCTGAGAAGATGCTCGCAA GCCTCGAAGAATACCAAACTCTCTACAAGGagtccatcaccaaccccGACAAGTTTTGGGGAGAGCGCGCCAGAGAACTACTCTCATGGTACCGCGACTTCGAAACCGTTTCTAGCGGCACCTTGACTGACGGCGATGTCAAGTGGTTCCCTGAGGGTCAACTCAACGCTTCTTACAACTTGATCGATCGACATGCCTTCAAGGACCCGGACCgtgttgccatcatctaCGAGGCCGACGAGCCCCAGGATGGCCGCAATGTCACCTACAGCGAGCTGTTGCGCCAGGTCTCCAAGTGCGCCTGGTCATTGAAGCAGATGGGCATCCGCAAGGGTGACACTGTTGCTATTTACCTACCTATGATTCCCGAGGCCATTGTCGCCATCCTGGCCTGTGTGCGTATCGGTGCCGTTCACTCCGTTGTCTTTGCCGGTTTCTCTGCCGACTCTCTGCGAGACCGTGTCATTGACGCTCGCTCACGCGTTGTCATTACCACTGATGAGGGCAAGCGTGGCGGCAAGCTCATTGGCACCAAGAAGATTGTCGACGATGCTCTCAAGCAGTGCCCTGACGTCACCAATGTTCTCGTTTTCAAGCGCACTGGCGCCGATGTGCCCATGCAGGCCGGCCgcgatgtctggtggcacgAGGAGCTCGAGAAGTGGCCCAGCTACATTGCCCCCGAGGTCATGAACTCTGAGGACCCTCTCTTCCTGCTCTACACCTCCGGTTCCACCGGCAAGCCCAAGGGCGTCTTGCACACCACTGCTGGCTACTTGCTGGGAGCCGCCCTCACCGGCAAGTATGTCTTTGACATTCATGATGGTGATCGTTACTTCTGCGGCGGCGACGTTGGTTGGATCACTGGCCACACCTATGTCGTCTACGCCCCTCTCTTGCTCGGTGTCTCTACCGTTGTGTTTGAGGGCACACCCGCATACCCCAACTTCTCACGATACTGGGACATTATCGAGAAGCACAAGGTCACTCAGTTCTACGTCGCCCCCACCGCTCTGCGATTGCTGAAGCGTGCTGGCGATGAGCATGTCAAGGGTGACATGAAGCACCTGCGTGTCTTGGGTTCCGTTGGTGAGCCCATTGCCGCCGAGGTGTGGAAGTGGTACTTCGAGGTTGTTGGCAAGGAGGAAGCTCACGTTGTCGAC ACATACTGGCAGACTGAGACTGGCTCCAACGTCATCACTCCTCTCGCCGGAATCAGCCCTACCAAGCCCGGTAGCGCTTCATTCCCCTTCTTCGGCATTGAGCCCGTCATTATCGATCCCGTCTCCGGCGAAGAGATTCACGGTAACGATGTCGAGGGTGTTCTTGCCTTTAAGCAGCCCTGGCCCAGCATGACCCGTACCGTGTACGGAGCCCACAAGCGATACATGGACACTTATCTCAACGTTTACAAGGGCTACTAC TTCACCGGTGACGGTGCCGGCCGTGACCACGAAGGCTTCTACTGGATTCGCGGCCGAGTCGACGATGTCGTCAACGTCTCAGGCCACCGTCTCTCCACCGCCGAAATCGAAGCCGCCCTCATCGAGCACCACGCCGTTGCTGAAGCCGCTGTCGTCGGCGTTGCCGATGAACTCACTGGCCAGGCTGTTAACGCCTTTGTCGCTGTCAAGGATGGCAACGAGATCAACGATGCTCTTCGCAAGGAATTCGTCATGCAAGTCCGCAAGAGCATTGGCCCCTTTGCCGCCCCCAAGGCTATTTATGTGGTTCCCGATCTGCCCAAGACCCGAAGTGGCAAGATTATGAGAAGAATTTTGAGAAAGATTCTGGCTGGTGAGGAGGATCAGCTTGGCGATATTACTACC TTGTCCGATCCCTCGATCGTCGATAGAATCATCCAGACCGTCCACGAAGCCAAGGGCAAATAA
- a CDS encoding DNA polymerase III, delta subunit domain-containing protein gives MALIVDKHRPRSLDALTYHPELSDRLQSLAQSGDFPHLLVYGPSGAGKKTRIVATLKELYGPGVEKIKIDSRVFQTTSNRKLEFNIVASVYHLEITPSDVGNYDRVVVQDLLKEVAQTQQVDQSARQRFKVVVINEADQLTRDAQAALRRTMEKYSPNLRLILLANSTANIIAPIRSRTLLVRVAAPTHQEICDVLAVSAKKEGWEVVKGLHERIAVESGRNLRRALLMYEAVHAQNEKVSENTPIPPADWEALIGQIAKEIMDEHTPAQILQVRAKFYDLLTHCIPPTTILKTLTFKLLTLIDDGLKGEVIQWSAFYEHRIKTGTKVIFHLEAFVAKFMRILEMYLMSMEM, from the exons ATGGCCCTCATAGTCGACAAGCATCGACCGCGATCACTCGACGCTCTCACATACCACCCAGAGCTATCAGATCGTCTCCAATCATTG GCACAAAGCGGTGACTTCCCCCATCTCCTCGTCTACGGCCCTTCAGGCGCCGGCAAAAAGACCCGAATCGTCGCCACCCTCAAAGAACTATACGGCCCGGGCGTAGAGAAGATCAAAATCGACTCCCGTGTCTtccaaaccaccagcaaccGTAAGCTCGaattcaacattgtcgcATCAGTATACCACCTCGAAATCACACCCTCCGACGTAGGCAACTATGACAGAGTCGTCGTGCAAGATCTCCTCAAGGAGGTCGCGCAAACACAACAGGTAGACCAGTCGGCGAGGCAGCGGTTCAAAGTCGTCGTTATCAATGAGGCGGACCAACTCACGCGGGATGCGCAGGCGGCGCTCCGTCGAACAATGGAGAAGTACTCCCCCAACTTGCGGCTCATTCTTCTCGCCAACTCGACGGCGAATATCATCGCGCCGATTCGGTCGAGAACCCTGCTCGTGAGGGTGGCGGCGCCTACGCACCAGGAGATTTGCGATGTGTTGGCTGTGTCGGCTAAGAAGGAGGGATGGGAGGTGGTCAAGGGGTTGCATGAGAGGATCGCGGTGGAGAGTGGGAGGAATCTGAGGAGAGCGCTGTTGATGTACGAGGCTGTTCATGCGCAAAA TGAGAAAGTGTCGGAAAATACGCCCATTCCTCCAGCAGATTGGGAGGCTTTGATCGGACAGATTGCCAAGGAAATCATGGATGAACACACTCCTGCTCAGATTCTGCAGGTCCGCGCCAAGTTCTACGATTTACTGACGCATTGTATCCCGCCGACGACGATTCTCAAAACCCTCACGTTCAAGCTACTCACGCTGATTGACGATGGTCTCAAGGGCGAAGTGATTCAGTGGTCGGCGTTTTACGAGCATCGCATCAAGACGGGGACAAAGGTGATTTTCCATCTGGAGGCGTTTGTGGCCAAATTTATGCGTATTCTTGAAATGTATCTCATGAGTATGGAGATGTGA
- a CDS encoding 60S ribosomal protein L16 precursor (similar to Metarhizium acridum CQMa 102 XP_007812889.1), protein MAAANSSSFLNAFQGLRICASAPLRQIRAPIARQSWTLEAAKRLQNVRPFSTTPAVFGTWLEPSLNRKKKMAKGRPRVATGGSTKGTTVIWGDYGLRMIDHHRRISAKQLKMAEDTIKVRLRGEKYRLYKRKCCNVGVYVSGNEMRMGKGKGSFDHWATRMAVSQVLFEIKGRIHEQIVRDAFRLAGNKLPGQWEFVKKGDAPMVGITKLDGVTLEELKRPRREIAPAELLQASSPTPVTEAGSTSEAARSP, encoded by the exons ATGGCGGCTGCCAACTCATCATCGTTTCTCAATGCCTTCCAAGGGCTGAGAATTTGCGCCTCGGCGCCCCTGCGGCAGATTCGAGCCCCTATTGCACGGCAATCATGGACCCTCGAAGCTGCCAAACGACTCCAAAACGTTCGACCCTTTTCCACCACACCCGCCGTCTTTGGAACATGGCTGGAACCAAGTTTAAacagaaagaagaagatggccaagGGCCGGCCGCGAGTGGCTACCGGAGGGTCGACAAAGGGCACCACTGTCATTTGGGGGGATTACGGCCTGCGAATGATTGACCATCACCGAAGAATCAGCGCAAagcaattgaagatggcagaGGACACAATCAAGGTTCGACTCCGTGGCGAAAAGTATCGATTATACAAGAGGAAGTGCTGCAATGTTGGTGTGTACGTCAGCGGTAACGAG ATGCGTATGGGTAAGGGTAAAGGTTCCTTTGACCACTGGGCGACCAGAATGGCCGTGAGCCAAGTTCTTTTCGAGATCAAGGGGCGAATTCACGAGCAAATTGTGAGGGATGCGTTCCGTCTGGCTGGAAACAAGCTGCCTG GCCAGTGGGAATTTGTCAAGAAGGGCGATGCACCGATGGTTGGAATAACAAAACTGGATGGAGTCACTTTAGAGGAATTGAAGCGGCCGAGGAGAGAAATCGCGCCTGCAGAGCTTCTCCAGGCTTCGTCCCCTACACCCGTCACCGAAGCCGGCAGCACATCTGAGGCTGCTCGTTCGCCATGA